Genomic segment of Arachis stenosperma cultivar V10309 chromosome 4, arast.V10309.gnm1.PFL2, whole genome shotgun sequence:
ttcttagcttttagacatcctgaccaggttatgtctgaagcatctgtttctactattaagtagtcattttcttctggaatataaagttctggaagtttttcacataattctttaattctttgaatttgtatactatctttttcatcccatttccattcttttttagtacttattttggaaataagcttttagtgtattctgttatattctttaaaaatccttgatccgaaatataatttatacaccctaaaaatctttgtaattgttttctatcttctattctgttaggaaataaatttaccttttctagaacatttggttgaagttttagctttccttgagtggatagaattaatccaagaaactctatttcttgttttgctattcttgctttctttttgctaagaactaatcctttctgtttacatctttctaaaactattaataatttttgaagatgatcttctttatcctgttttgtaaaaattagtatatcatcaatgtatactaaaacaaattcatttaactcttttagattttcttccataaatctttgataaatacctggggcttgCTTTAATCCaaatggtaatacattccattcataaagcaacacacttgttgattcttttgttgggcaagtaaaagcggttaatttctttgtttcttcgtctaaacgaagttgccaatatcctgattttgcatcaagagatgaaaaccaagttgctcctttgattttttctaaaatagaatcttttcttggaagtttatgagcatcaccaatagttgcttcattcattttcttatagtttattaccattcttcgttttccccttttaatttcattattgttttcaacgtaaaaagctggagccgcatgaggacttttacttaatcttataattcctttttccaaaagatctttacattctaatgagaactcttctctatctcttgcggaataaagaattttatttggaacatttatctcttttgtgggatcttttaatttaatgcttactaattcgttatttgtatttttaatatctaaaggattttcagcacaaatttcatccaagagttcttctatctttatttcaagattattttttagaatatttatctgaaagtatagatttaaataacatgtttctaatatagaaaatattttaaattttaagatcttatctatagtagtagttggtatttttatacgttttgatttttgatttattgaagaatcgtgtggagcttttaaaactatataggTTAATTCTTaaatgaatggatgatatagctttaaaaagttatttcctatgataaaatccattccagaatctaacatatatatagatggaacaatgaatctataattttgaataaaaatttcaaccatctctactttttggtcaattttatgtattgatttatcagctattctaactcttaatggtttctttaattttttccaatcaagttttatatttgaattagcaaagcattgtgttgccccagaatctatgaaagcatttataaacttttctgttatttttatagtaataaatgtagcattattactcagtctctgagtctgtttccgagacatattcaaaaatatagtctaagttatcatcaaATTCTTCTAATGATTCCATtaaacaagacttagcaatttctatttgtttagtaagatcctttttatccttctttttcgggcattcatttgcgtagtgtccttcttggcaataccaacatttacaattttcttttttattcgggcaatagttatttctttgtcttttgtttttattgttattttctattctaaaatatctcttttttctccagtttggatagtattttctttttctaaattgatattttctttttctttgaaaatttttattaagaccatatttttgaggtatgtcctcattatcctgacagcaaattctgattatatttgcaaatcttttttgagttgcttcttgcatacaacgttcttttatttcctctcttattgcagaggttgctccaccaaaattattttcaattgttcctctatttatttctcttataaatcttcccattataaattcattagcaggatatggaagttttgttatgtacatactaagataatgatttttatcttcttcttttaatttgtaataatgtattctatattcacatatatgagactccacattacataaatcatatatctgaatattagctaaatagttttttgcttcttgatattctttattatagacttcttgtctatgatctataatattttttccaaaaaattctttatatagaatcatcattatatataatatcttatcataagctgttgtttttgtttctaattcttctattatttagttttctattgatgtcatataatctcttatagttcctttagtatgaaaccctatgtaattccaaatgtcccttccagacaattcactaagttttggattagtaaaggcttctaataagaaggaattcaaccagttttcgaaaatttccttttcgttctttttgcagtctaaatcgagcattttttctccttccattttctggattttaggaacgtattttgacggtatttttgtatattttgaatctttatttataaacccttttttaaaagcataattatcaaaacctatttcccatttaaattgagattgattatccttagatgttccagcttcatttttaacttgtattggaattgctggttcttcgtcacttgaataatctaagatatgttcttcattttctatattttcagaatttactaattcttcttctatttgaaattcctgttccataatattattttcttgagccatttttaattgtttaaaaagcattgtaacttcttctaatttttcttcaatattcataattttagtggtggttttacttttaaatctgttatgttgattatattttgaaatttctcttccttgggattctctttttccttatttctttgaaattttatggatgttaatatttcttcaagcatatctactatagaatttaattgtgggttaaaagtatgatatagatgtggggaatcatttctatggtaacattttttagaaattccgtgtgaaaaataagttttttcaggtttttgaaatccttcaataaaacttatagtaaaataaagatttttagaaaagtcattttgtattgattttaagaattcggtgtcgttacagttaacattagttaaaatcattaatttttgatctattaattttgataacttaattatttcttctctcaaatcttctaatttactttttttcattaggtgacgcttttctttgtgaagagttACGGTTTTAAGTGAAAAGTGTAGCTTTAGGATGTGTGGTTTAGATTTTACCACGTAATCATATCTTTAAATCTGTACAGATTTAGATCTGTACCATATAATTTcctttaatataatatattatacaAGTTGCACGTGGTTAAAAGCATTATTACTATACTATGTCAAGTACTCTTGTCAAATATTAAAGGTCAAAAACCATAACGAGTCAATAAATAGTAATACTTGATCAAGTGGACCAATTCCATGCTTTATCAATTGGGATTATAACTTTAACTAAAATTGAACATTGAAAGTTAATTTTGATTTGGATTTATCATTTGATTTGTCATTTTATTGGAGACCCACCTTCCCTCCGCCATAATTGACTTTCACGTCTTTTAGTACCTCTTGTATTTATACACTCACGTCTTTTAATTACCATATAAGCCTCGAGGAGAATCCAATCCAAAAAATTAGTCTATTATAAATGAGACTCATAATAACAAATTTCTAACTAGAAATTTACCATGTTAGTGATGTTCTTTCCCCAGTTTTTTGTGACTTATATAAccaacattaaaaaaaaaaaaattacattctTGTTATGCATTATCATGTtagtaagaaaaaaaaatttttttagaatgaCAATGTTagtaaactaataaaataatattttaatcatttttaaatttataatatttattatttataatttctaCTATCTTAATTTAAGAGTGATTAATGatgtatttttttgttaaagtgATAATATAATTTTAGAGGAGTCAAATTCTTTTTGTATTGAGTAGTATTCACGTACATattcatatgataaataagatACATAGATCTTTTTATgctatcatttaaaaaaaaagaaaaaagaaaagagagaccTACAAGTTATTTATCTCTTTTCGTTCTGTGTAACTTTTCATTCTTTGAATCTGTATCCGAACATCTTTGTCTACTACTTAGAGTGGTTAGATTCTTTCTATCTATCACTCTATATCGAATCCTTGAAACACCAAAAAGTAtacattataatttaatatcaataattcaatatgaaatttttttatacttctATTGCAGAGAAGTTAAGTAAacaagaagcaaaagaaaatgtaaGAAAAGCTTAACCATCATCATATATATGGTTCAAAATATTCAGAATGTGCTATATATGTTACATAAACAAGGTGTAAATCCCCTGTACCATTCTAAGAGTTATGCTATTTATACAACAGACATAAGTATACAATAATATTAGTTACATACACCACAAGCTAGCTAGCTAAGTGTGTATAACAAAGGGAAGCAAAATTTAATCAGATTTGCAACAATCTGCTATCGTATAAATAACATCACTCTTATTAATAACATGGCAAAGGCGTGTATGGATTTATGGCTactgtatatatatatgatcCTTTTTTGTGTTTCATTACTATGATGCCACAGCTATTTGAATCCCTCCTTCGCTAATTGGCATGAAACTCACCTTCCTCTTCTGCAAAGTTTTAAAGTCAAGCGCAAATAATTTATGTTAGTTACAATTATTGTGAGATCAGAGATACAGTTAATTTAATaagtattaattataattaagtaattattGTGCATGATTCTTACAATTATTGAGTGCTGCAATATTTTGTTATGCAAAACCAACAATCGTTAGAGGACAAAGCATTAAACATTTCAAATCTCAGTGCTGATGTTGGATCGGACAAGGAAACGTAATTTCACATGATAATGAATGAATATGAATATGCATACACTCCTTCACCACGTAATCTCTTATCCAAACTATACAAATTAAAAGACAGATCATATCAAGAGACACACATTCTGCATAGTCTCGCATATTATCCAATAATTTTAAACTATCAActattttacataaaattaattgCAGATGAgttttttatctattaattaatCCCTAAACTTATTTTAATTGTAACATTTggtgagaaaaaaaaaacctacTTCTCACATATTTCAttattagaaaaagaaaagaaaaaagaagaaaaagatcaTCGGCCCACCGATTTTACAAAGAAACAATTTTGGTTACATACTGTATAGAAATTATATtctatcaaaaacaaaaataataaggAATATTTGcacagaattttttttatatatatgtaaattagAAATCTATAAAATAACTATCAATATCAAAAAGAAGAAATATGACACCAAGTGATTTAGACTATTTTAGTGCAACACTTTTTCCCCAACAAATCCCAATTAAAAGAGATTATACTTGATGCttgaacaaaacaaaattaaacaatCTAAGATAGATTCaataaataactaataaaatCAACTAAAAATCATGACAAAAATTGAAACAACCCATGATATGTATATGATGATCATGAAAAAAAAACATACCTGACGAGGTGCCTTCATGTCACCTTTCCTTTGAACTTGTTGATCCAACAACTCCATCATTTTCTTACCATTGTTATTATTCTCCTCAATTATCTCACCACTACTATTATTACTCCCACTActactaccaccaccaccataaCTCTCTCTTCCACCATTTTTATACAAACTCATAATCTTCTCAGCAGCTTCAGCCTCATCCTTACAACCTTGAATCAACTTCTCCACCTCAGCCCTTGGAACCATCATCTTAACCCTAACCCCACCACCATTCTTATTACTACCATTACTACTACCATCACTATCGTTACCAATGTTCTTGTCCTTTTGTTTAAGGATGGAGAGGTCGGAAGCCGACCTCCGAGTCAGCATGAGGCTCTCAAGTCTGTCCTTGGCGCTCATATTAATGGCCGACCGAACCCTTCTGGGTTGGGTGGTAGAGTTCTTGGTGGGAAGCtctacaagaaaataaagcctCCCTGGTACTAAATCCTTGTTCGGCTCCAAGGGTTTGGCCCTTGTGCCGTAGTGCTTCACGTTCTCCGATTCAAGGAGGACAAGGCCAGGGTGGTTCTTAAGGACTTCCCCAGCTTTCACCGGAGTCTTTAACTTAAATGTCTCACCGTCGATCTTCATCACCTTCGTCGTCTTCTTCATGCCAAAAGCGTTACCCATGtttaattaactaactaactaactaatttttgttattcTTTTGTTTTGTGAGAGAACTCCAAAGTGAGACACTAAGCCTCACGCCCAACAGATCTTTGATTTAAAAggttgataattaaaattaaaattgaaaaactaTGTTTTCGGTAACTAGTAATCCTCACAAGTCACAAACCACCAAAGATCTAATTAGGTTGTGGAGCTTACATGTGAAATTGTGGGCACCAAAGATCTTATAGATGCGAATTGTGGGTCGTTGGTCAATAAAAGAATGCAAGCTTGTATTGTATGTATTGATATGTTAtgttatataaataaataattaaggtACCAAACTGAAAAAAACATTGAAGTACGAAAACTTTCTCTTTCACAAGCTagcaaaagagagaaaaatattattattattattatataaccAACGACTATAATTGTCTGTTGAATTGAAGGGCCCCTTGTATGTGATAGATGATGACCTTGTCTACGCTTTTTGTTCATTATTTTCTACAACCGTGCTTCAAGACTTCAACATACGAGGCCCCAGTTGCCAAAATTTAATACGCTCCCAACAAAGTGgacattttattttagaatttatattAGTTATAATATGTCTCAAGGTACTATCACATCtgttaatattataatattaatttttattttaaaagaagatgtattaaaaatgaaaaagaaaatttttaaaaaatttgtagtgaattttttttatatataatattaaaatatgttTTACAATATATgttattaagatttttttaattattattaagcATAACTATAAGGAAGCATTTAATAGTTAGACTTAGACAAGACATAAAACAGAGGAATAACAGGTAGAGATAGCACAAAAATTCCTGTTGTTTGAAATTTTGGCAGAGTGGGAGACATTATTCTCGTAATTTTTACAGCTATTTTCTCTCCTAATAAATGGATTTTTTGGGATTTAAATTAGGGTCATTATCATTAAAAGGACTACACTGCTTACTGCTCAATAGTCTAACAATTTGTTGATTTCTTacacttattttttttctatttcataGAATAGAGTATAATACTTAAATCAATTATATCCATGTCACATTAAAGAgaataaataaactttatttaaaagaacaaagttttgattttttttttctaaattgacTTAATTTTTCATCTTTCTAGAAGAAGTATGAATATGATTGAGTAATTAAACCGTCTATAACATAAAAAAAGTAAACAATTACTttgtccttttgggacttattAAAAATGAATTCATCTGAAGCAAAAGGTCTGATAAACCAATTTAGATGAATATTATTTTAGATAAGAAATACAAAAAGAATTGTGTAACTAGAAGGTGTTTGGTTTCAGGGTATCTTCAACGGTAATCGCGGCGTGCATTCAAAGACTATGAATTTCAAGGCTATGACAATGTATGTGCATGTGACATTAGGAGATTTGTTTTGACTTTGGTTTAATTTGTTGGTATATACTATATATACTATTTATGCTGAGTAAGCAATCCATTTGAATATTTGATACCCTTTTTTTGTGCTGTATTCTTTGAGCCCCATTGAAAAGTAAATTCTGTTCAAATGAAACGTTGTTATACATAATTAATAATGGATAAAGCattgttttagtttttaatattttggttTGTTAAGTTTAAAGAATTAAACTATGATTAAGATGATGATTAAATATTATTggattaatattaaattatgtgtgattaattttgtttattgtgcaggaaacaaaataaattgaaaCTGGCCCTAAAAATAAATGCTCAGGCCCAAATACATACATAATGATCCAAGGATATATAATTGCTACCACCACAAATTTTTCTTGGCTGAAACAAAAACAAGCCTCTagtcaaataaaagaaaaaaaaagaaagtggTCCATATCTAAGTAAAAGTCCATGCGGTGATCTATAACAAAAATTCACTCCCTGAACTTGAATTTCATTTTACTGAAACCaaaattctctcttctcttttctttcacaTCATATCACTCtttgaaacaagaaaaaagaaagaaaagagaaattcTGAATCTAAGgcaaaaagaaaatcaaaatgTAAGTTTCTATTTTCAAGCATAGATAAAAAGGTAAAAAGGGttagaacaaaaaaaaatctcatcagaaaagaaaattttaaaaagaaaatttttttatttgtgctTCATCAAGAAACGTTGAAGAAATCAACTGAGCTACAAACACCGAATTCAAAAATGAAGAAAGTGAAGTCAATGGTACTCTGCTGCTTATCAAGaattaaaaatcatatttgGAGTCAAAGCAAAGATGCATGGCTCAGATTCAAGAAGCAAGATGAAAAATGATGAAAGAAAAGATTAAAGATATGGTTGCATGTCATTGCTACTgtcctctctctctcctctgtGAATGCTGCTGCTGATTCTGATTTTGGGAGTAGAAAATCCAACATGTAATGAAGAAAGTTTCAAGCTTAGTGTAATAACCAGAGTTTTTCCATAAAAccgttttaataaaatattttagtgTCCAAGATAGATTCAAAATCTAGAAGTtgtaatttgaaaatataatgGCAAAATTTGGTTTCAATGgatttttctaaattaaaaaatgtattTTCTGAGAAAAATCGAGAAAAATCACGAACCGGTTATAAGAATTTCAGATGGTTATaagaatttaataattaaaggataaataaaacggaaaataacatagagatacttatgtaattcattggtgggaatttcagataagcgtttggaggaataaagcatctccatacgcttatctgaaattcccaccaatgaattacataagtatctctatcctattttatgttttatctatcttttaattatcaaaaccccataaACATTTGAATTTggctgactgagatttacaaggtgaccatagcttgcttcaagctgacaatctccgtgggatcgacccttactcacgtaaggtattacttggacgacctagtgcacttgctggttagctgCACGGAGTTGTGAAAGAAGTGTGAGaatcacgatttcgtgtactaagtttttggcgccgttgccggggattgttcgagtttggacaactgacggttcatcttgttgcttagattatgtatttttctttttattttgttcttcagaatttttaagaaggaattctagagttttagatgatgcttttatcatcacaggagctagttgattcccatcaatttggctgttgtatgtaatgtcctgctgaagcttggttaactatgtctaatctttttagactgaaactttagactaacattgcatgattcatagaattcttattaaaaattttgagtttcttattttctttttcaattttttttttgaaaaattacaaaaaattcataaaaatcataaaatcaaaaatatttttgtgtttgagtctagtgtcaattttcaagtttggtgttaattgcatgtttctatttttcttgcatttCTCAAAAATagatgcattgtgttcttcattgatcttcaagttgttctcgatgattttctttgtctgatctttaaattctcttgttgtgtgtcttttgttgtttctcatgtacattttcaatttgttagtgtctctaGGATGAAaatttctatgtttggtgtcctgcatgtctttcttttcttaaaaattttcaaaaatgtgttcttgatgttcatcatgaccttcaaagtattcttagtgttcatcttgacattcaaagtgttcttgcatgcattgtttgtttgatcttagtttttcatgtttaatttcattctgttgtttttctctctcatcattaaaaattcaaaaaaaaagaaattcaaaaaaaattaaaaatgatgtcttttcaagtcaatagtacagagAATTCAAGATTCAGAACATATAGCAGagaaatcacagagaaaaaactgggcgttcaaaacgcccaatAAGGAATgatttttggcgtttaaacgctagccagggtacctggctgggcgtttaacgcccaaggaggtagccaagtgggctttaaacgccagaatggataccattctgggcgtttaacgccaggatagcactggtgcacgaaattgtgatctctaataatggcattcaacttggtatgcgcgtttataactcagcactttcttcacaacttcacacaactaaccagcaagtgcactgggtcgtccaagtaataaaccttacgtgagtaagggtcgatcccacggagattgttggtatgaagcaagctatggtcatcttgtaaatctcagttaggcga
This window contains:
- the LOC130976999 gene encoding uncharacterized protein At1g66480-like, with product MGNAFGMKKTTKVMKIDGETFKLKTPVKAGEVLKNHPGLVLLESENVKHYGTRAKPLEPNKDLVPGRLYFLVELPTKNSTTQPRRVRSAINMSAKDRLESLMLTRRSASDLSILKQKDKNIGNDSDGSSNGSNKNGGGVRVKMMVPRAEVEKLIQGCKDEAEAAEKIMSLYKNGGRESYGGGGSSSGSNNSSGEIIEENNNNGKKMMELLDQQVQRKGDMKAPRQKRKVSFMPISEGGIQIAVAS